A genomic region of Fusarium falciforme chromosome 4, complete sequence contains the following coding sequences:
- a CDS encoding Altered inheritance of mitochondria protein 24, mitochondrial, translating to MRGQLPLLRTARGLRLLRPTLPPPSYVCTQCRAIQIRAAPSTETPKAGADAFGALETRDPADARFEVLGAPYSLLSVTLSASQKLYTRRGTLVAVAGKPDSAQSTLSILNPATRAFLGVPFLYQRISATTPITALIATKSPTTTFTVLHLDGTTDWMVSQRNALLAWTGHTLSPSARLQTGLTLAHWGNTHLTGRGLAALSAPGQIYELTLKEGEEFVAHPGSVVAYTVGRHPPQPFRFKSNSLRIQVPSLSRWIPEAEWMKTVRSSEAYKFLARALYSLRTATRRTIWGDRLFLQFHGPSRILMSSRGVRASDVLTNRQVDEIADAPAGVLAQALELTNKPKLSDGSASKTSSVESAKQGEATGIHVTPAEKDGRVKFEDDKDLKEFIR from the exons ATGCGAGGCCAATTGCCGCTGCTAAGGACGGCGCGCGGCCTGCGACTCCTGCGGCCGACGCTGCCACCGCCGTCGTACGTCTGCACCCAGTGCCGGGCGATCCAGATCAGGGCCGCACCGAGCACCGAGACGCCCAAGGCCGGCGCTGATGCTTTCGGAGCTCTGGAGACGAGGGATCCTGCCG ATGCTCGATTCGAGGTTCTCGGCGCTCCATATTCGCTGCTGTCGGTGACGCTGTCGGCGTCGCAGAAGCTGTACACTCGGAGGGGCACACTGGTTGCTGTCGCCGGCAAGCCTGATAGT GCTCAATCCACGCTGTCAATTCTGAATCCCGCTACACGAGCCTTCCTCGGAGTCCCGTTCCTTTATCAGCGCATCTCGGCTACGACGCCCATCACGGCATTGATCGCAACCAAGTCGCCCACGACCACTTTTACGGTTCTTCACCTCGATGGAACGACAGACTGGATGGTTTCTCAGCGGAATGCGCTACTCGCCTGGACCGGACACACACTCTCTCCCTCGGCGCGCCTCCAGACCGGACTCACGCTGGCGCATTGGGGTAACACCCATTTGACCGGACGAGGACTCGCCGCCCTGTCAGCGCCGGGACAGATCTACGAGCTCACGttgaaggagggcgaggagttTGTGGCGCATCCCGGCAGTGTTGTTGCCTACACGGTGGGAAGACACCCCCCGCAGCCTTTCCGGTTCAAGAGCAACAGCCTGAGGATCCAGGTCCCTTCGCTGTCGAGGTGGATCCCGGAAGCCGAGTGGATGAAGACTGTCCGCAGCTCGGAGGCTTACAAGTTCTTGGCACGGGCGCTCTACAGCTTGCGCACGGCGACTCGGAGGACCATCTGGGGCGACCGGCTGTTTCTGCAGTTCCACGGGCCGAGCCGGATCCTCATGTCGAGCCGAGGGGTACGCGCCTCTGACGTGCTCACCAATAGACAGGTGGATGAGATTGCTGATGCTCCTGCCGGTGTGCTTGCGCAGGCGTTGGAGCTGACCAACAAGCCGAAGCTGTCAGACGGATCTGCGTCCAAGACTTCTTCTGTCGAGTCTGCCAAGCAGGGTGAGGCGACAGGTATTCATGTTACACCAGCTGAGAAGGATGGCAGGGTCAAGTTTGAGGATGAcaaggacctcaaggagTTTATCCgatga
- a CDS encoding MFS domain-containing protein — protein MPGSTISSSSETVNEKSSVKNTEKPDPQPYASTSLQIIPSQNDDANANVHPEPSNAAEADIEKAQKAPPGPPPGMAPADFPDGGLEAWLVVFGGWCSLFCTFGLINCVGVFQKYYLSGPLRGYSSSTVSWILSVEVFFMIFCGAIFGRLFDVYGPKYLLYLGTIAYVFGLMMVSLSTSYYQIFLSQSIMAAIGSSAVFNASMSSLVTWFFRRRAAAFGIMVSGSSLGGVVLPIMMDKMIKEVGFPWMMRTMAFMFLFLLGISCLTVKSRLPPRPKPFVFMEYINGLREPRMAITVIGFFFFMWGMFLPFNYVLLQAEAAGMSPTLIPYLLPILNAVSILGRIIPGIIADKLGRYNVMIFITFISGLFCLCIWIPVKDTAGILVFAIIFGFSSGGYISLAPTLIAQISDIRQIGTRVGAAFALQSFGALTGSPIGGAIVSAQNGDYLGLQLFCGVAMLIGCVAVVAARYVQVGLKMVKI, from the exons ATGCCCGGCTCGACAATCTCATCGTCCTCCGAGACGGTCAACGAAAAATCCTCTGTCAAAAACACCGAAAAGCCAGACCCCCAACCCTACGCCAGCACATCCCTCCAAATCATCCCCTCCCAAAATGACGACGCCAACGCAAACGTCCACCCAGAGCCCTCCAACGCGGCCGAGGCCGACATCGAAAAGGCCCAGAAAGCTCCTCCAGGTCCACCTCCCGGCATGGCACCCGCCGACTTCCCGGATGGCGGACTAGAGGCTTGGCTTGTCGTCTTTGGAGGGTGGTGTTCGCTGTTTTGCACGTTTGGACTTATCAACTGTGTTGGCGTCTTTCAAAAGTATTACCTTTCTGGTCCTCTCAGGGGTTACAGTAGCTCTACCGTGAGCTGGATTCTATCAGTCGAGGTCTTTTTCATGATCTTTTGTGGTGCAATT TTCGGCCGTCTCTTCGATGTCTATGGCCCCAAGTACCTCCTCTACCTTGGTACCATCGCCTACGTCTTCGGCCTCATGATGGTATCCCTCTCGACGTCGTATTACCAAATATTTCTCTCGcagtccatcatggccgctATCGGCTCCAGCGCCGTCTTCAACGCCAGCATGTCGTCCCTCGTCACTTGGTTCTTCCGTCGTCGCGCCGCCGCCTTTGGCATCATGGTCTCTGGCTCGTCCCTTGGTGGTGTCGTCCTGCCCATCATGATGGAcaagatgatcaaggagGTTGGATTCCCTTGGATGATGCGCACCATGGCCTTCATGTTCCTCTTCCTGCTCGGCATCTCGTGTCTCACTGTCAAGTCCCGTCTGCCGCCTCGTCCGAAGCCATTCGTTTTTATGGAGTACATCAACGGCCTTCGAGAGCCTCGCATGGCCATTACAGTCATTggattcttcttcttcatgtgGGGAATGTTCCTCCCCTTCAACTATGTGCTCCTccaggctgaggctgcgGGAATGTCTCCGACCCTGATCCCCTACCTGCTGCCTATCCTGAACGCTGTGAG CATCCTGGGCCGAATCATTCCTGGCATCATCGCCGACAAGCTTGGTCGATACAACGTCATGATCTTCATTACCTTCATCTCGGGTCTCTTCTGTCTCTGCATCTGGATCCCCGTTAAGGACACTGCTGGCATCCTCGTCTTTGccatcatctttggcttctctTCTGGTGGTTACATCAGCTTGGCGCCTACACTCATCGCTCAAATCTCCGACATTCGTCAGATTGGCACACGCGTTGGTGCTGCTTTCGCCCTCCAGTCTTTCGGTGCTTTGACGGGTAGCCCCATTGGTGGCGCCATCGTCTCGGCCCAGAATGGCGACTATCTGGGTCTGCAGCTGTTTTGCGGAGTTGCCATGCTCATCGGCTGTGTTGCGGTTGTCGCTGCTCGCTACGTGCAGGTCGGCCtcaagatggtcaagatTTGA
- a CDS encoding Kinesin motor domain-containing protein, whose protein sequence is MSVRVVARIRPLLEKELEKEIIVRADSAEPGAPNTIVKIPNPKNNGEEFSFAFNGVYDQNVNQEGLFTAEVAPHLKSLFQGYDVTIFAYGVTGTGKTHTMRGGLKLADRGVIPRLLSNVFRRGKKIMKDSQGETTVQVALSYYEIYNDKVYDLLEPPEKRTPTGLPLRAEANGRTVVVGLSERACEDLKDFEKMYIEANNNRVTAATKLNAHSSRSHAILRVKLTQTTGDMVRESTASAIDLAGSEDNRRTDNGKERLVESAAINKSLFVLSQCIDAIGRGDRRIPYRESKMTRILSLGQNNGITVMILNLAPLRSYHLDTLSSLNVSSRAKRIEVREIENEIVYKQVPRTNSNLSGSNVQRQPLRPLANVHNVHNGNIATKTAEANKAAEANKPVKAFSVYTDKTKPAPATRPLVSSNLSRRTNPTKRPSENETLVRPSKISRPTAPASITVSAAQIEAMVEKKVSEILAARVAAEKDAQPPPQVQPEISEAVQKRLEALERRIDSEEWRDDAKSDGLRFLLAARQHKERGEDAAALKMYEMALPFFPGQAKLIGKIERLRTRLNGGSHSGSEHRESPRRKRRPVYDDADGDYETAEADVDEEEVARTKSKSRKLKVKALNTKSLLSGDDEGPASPRTQQLLDIVNSRDLTQIRSLVGFGAKKARDLVDYLDLVDGDEAGGRIESLAQLRTVPGMGSRTVERAYEGLVA, encoded by the exons ATGAGTGTCCGCGTTGTAGCCAGGATACGGCCgctcctcgagaaggagctcgagaaggagatcaTTGTCAGGGCAGACAGCGCGGAGCCTGGCGCGCCAAACACCATTGTCAAGATCCCCAACCCAAAGAACAATGGCGAGGAGTTCTCGTTCGCCTTCAATGGCGTCTACGACCAGAACGTCAACCAGGAGGGTCTGTTTACTGCCGAAG TGGCGCCACACCTCAAGTCCCTTTTCCAAGGCTACGATGTCACGATATTCGCCTACGGTGTCACCGGAACGGGAAAGACGCACACGATGCGAGGCGGTCTGAAGCTGGCCGACCGAGGGGTGATTCCCCGGCTGCTCAGCAATGTGTTCAGGAGAGGCAAGAAGATCATGAAGGACTCGCAGGGTGAGACAACCGTCCAGGTTGCCCTGTCGTACTACGAGATCTACAACGACAAGGTCTACGACCTCCTGGAGCCTCCTGAGAAGCGGACGCCTACTGGGCTGCCGCTGCGAGCTGAGGCCAATGGCAGGACGGTCGTTGTCGGTCTGTCGGAGCGAGCATGCGAGGACctcaaggactttgagaaGATGTACATCGAGGCCAACAACAACCGCGTCACGGCGGCCACCAAGCTCAATGCCCACAGCAGTCGTAGCCACGCTATCCTCCGCGTCAAGCTGACGCAGACGACCGGAGACATGGTTCGGGAGAGCACGGCGTCAGCCATTGACTTGGCTGGATCTGAGGACAACCGTCGCACTGACAATGGAAAGGAGAGGCTGGTGGAATCCGCCGCCATCAACAAGAGTCTCTTCGTTCTGAGCCAGTGCATCGATGCCATCGGACGCGGTGACCGAAGAATTCCGTACCGGGAGTCCAAGATGACGCgcatcttgtccttgggTCAGAACAATGGCATCACAGTCATGATTCTGAACCTCGCCCCTCTGCGAAGCTACCACCTCGATACCCTTAGCAGCCTCAACGTCAGCTCCCGCGCGAAGCGCATCGAAGTCCGGGAGATCGAGAACGAGATTGTCTACAAGCAAGTTCCTAGGACGAACTCCAACTTGTCTGGCTCCAATGTTCAGCGTCAGCCGTTGCGACCTCTTGCCAATGTCCACAACGTTCACAATGGGAATATCGCTACCAAGACCGCCGAGGCCAacaaggctgctgaggccAACAAGCCCGTCAAGGCCTTTAGTGTCTACACGGACAAGACGAAGCCGGCACCTGCCACTCGTCCTCTGGTGAGCTCCAACCTGTCTCGCCGGACCAACCCAACCAAGCGACCCTCTGAGAATGAGACTCTCGTAAGGCCTAGTAAGATCTCAAGGCCAACAGCCCCGGCATCCATCACGGTGTCTGCGGCTCAGATCGAGGCCATggttgagaagaaggtcaGCGAGATCCTCGCCGCCCGTGTCGCGGCTGAAAAGGATGCTCAACCGCCACCTCAAGTCCAGCCTGAGATTAGCGAGGCGGTTCAAAAGCGTCTGGAGGCTTTGGAGAGGCGAATTGACAGCGAGGAGTGGCGGGACGACGCCAAGTCGGATGGACTGAGGTTCCTGCTGGCTGCCCGGCAGCACAAGGAACGGGGTGAGGATGCGGCCGCCCTCAAGATGTACGAGATGGCTCTGCCCTTCTTCCCAGGACAGGCGAAGCTCATCGGCAAGATTGAGAGGCTACGGACACGGTTGAATGGGGGTTCTCACTCGGGTTCTGAGCATCGAGAGTCTCCTCGCAGGAAGCGAAGGCCGGTCTACGATGATGCCGATGGCGACTATGAGACGGCCGAGGCTGatgtggacgaggaggaggttgcccgcaccaagtccaagtctcGCAAGCTCAAGGTGAAGGCTCTGAACACAAAGTCCCTCCTCTCTGGTGACGATGAAGGCCCTGCGTCTCCTCGCACGCAGCAGCTCCTTGACATTGTCAACTCGCGCGACCTCACCCAGATCCGAAGCCTCGTCGGCTTCggtgccaagaaggcccgTGACCTGGTAGACTACCTCGACCTGGTGGACGGAGACGAGGCCGGTGGCCGGATCGAGAGTCTTGCGCAGCTGAGGACAGTGCCAGGCATGGGAAGCCGGACTGTCGAGAGGGCGTACGAGGGATTGGTGGCTTAG